The following proteins are co-located in the Oenanthe melanoleuca isolate GR-GAL-2019-014 chromosome 4, OMel1.0, whole genome shotgun sequence genome:
- the RELL1 gene encoding RELT-like protein 1 isoform X1, with product MAPAATGGIPPTAPATGLAGDWLGNSSVPGGEVPWVLSSRGLQTTTLATKMDGNDGKAEHLEYIAFALVPIFFIMGLLGILICHILKKKGYRCTTEAEEIEEEKIDEKIEMNETIHENSDTVGQIVNYIMKNEANADVLKAMVADSSVFEPESPLSPTSPESPVSPGTPLSPGVVPFRHSCKAHHFHTVGGVVEKDVCTRCSHKRWHLIKPAQKSKENRRSRIGEVTVLSVGRFRVTKVDHKSNSKERKSLMSVTGVEGVNGEMPATPVKQDASEAPATPVKQDMQERRSSE from the exons ATGGCTCCGGCAGCGACCGGCGGGATCCCGCCGACTGCGCCAGCAACGGGCCTGGCGGGTGACTGGCTGGGCAACAGCTCCGTTCCCG GTGGAGAGGTTCCGTGGGTTTTGTCAAGCCGTGGCCTACAGACAACTACTTTGGCAACTAAAATGGATGGCAATGATGGCAAGGCTGAGCACCTAGAGTATATTGCCTTTGCTTTGGTTCCTATTTTCTTCATCATGGGTCTCTTGGGGATCCTTATCTGCCATATCCTTAAGAAAAAAGGATATCGTTGTAcaacagaagcagaagaaatagaagaagaaaaaattgatGAAAAAATAG AAATGAATGAAACTATACATGAGAATAGTGACACTGTGGGACAAATTGTTAACTACATCATGAAAAATGAAG CAAATGCTGATGTGTTAAAGGCCATGGTAGCAGATAGCAGTGTCTTTGAACCTGAAAG CCCATTATCTCCTACCTCTCCTGAGAGTCCAGTGAGTCCAGGGACTCCTTTGTCACCAGGTGTTGTTCCGTTCAGACACAGCTGCAAAGCCCATCACTTCCATACTGTTGGAGGAGTGGTAGAAAAGGATGTTTGCACTCGCTGTAGTCACAAGCGATGGCACCTTATAAAGCCAGCTCAAAAATCTAAAGAGAACAGAAGAAGTCGTATTGGAGAAGTTACAGTCCTTTCTGTGGGAAG ATTTCGAGTCACAAAAGTGGATCACAAATCAAACTCCAAAGAACGGAAAAGCTTGATGTCTGTTACGGGTGTGGAGGGTGTCAATGGTGAGATGCCTGCCACACCTGTGAAACAGGATGCAAGTGAAGCACCTGCCACACCTGTGAAACAGGACAtgcaggagaggagaagctcaGAGTAA
- the RELL1 gene encoding RELT-like protein 1 isoform X2 codes for MDGNDGKAEHLEYIAFALVPIFFIMGLLGILICHILKKKGYRCTTEAEEIEEEKIDEKIEMNETIHENSDTVGQIVNYIMKNEANADVLKAMVADSSVFEPESPLSPTSPESPVSPGTPLSPGVVPFRHSCKAHHFHTVGGVVEKDVCTRCSHKRWHLIKPAQKSKENRRSRIGEVTVLSVGRFRVTKVDHKSNSKERKSLMSVTGVEGVNGEMPATPVKQDASEAPATPVKQDMQERRSSE; via the exons ATGGATGGCAATGATGGCAAGGCTGAGCACCTAGAGTATATTGCCTTTGCTTTGGTTCCTATTTTCTTCATCATGGGTCTCTTGGGGATCCTTATCTGCCATATCCTTAAGAAAAAAGGATATCGTTGTAcaacagaagcagaagaaatagaagaagaaaaaattgatGAAAAAATAG AAATGAATGAAACTATACATGAGAATAGTGACACTGTGGGACAAATTGTTAACTACATCATGAAAAATGAAG CAAATGCTGATGTGTTAAAGGCCATGGTAGCAGATAGCAGTGTCTTTGAACCTGAAAG CCCATTATCTCCTACCTCTCCTGAGAGTCCAGTGAGTCCAGGGACTCCTTTGTCACCAGGTGTTGTTCCGTTCAGACACAGCTGCAAAGCCCATCACTTCCATACTGTTGGAGGAGTGGTAGAAAAGGATGTTTGCACTCGCTGTAGTCACAAGCGATGGCACCTTATAAAGCCAGCTCAAAAATCTAAAGAGAACAGAAGAAGTCGTATTGGAGAAGTTACAGTCCTTTCTGTGGGAAG ATTTCGAGTCACAAAAGTGGATCACAAATCAAACTCCAAAGAACGGAAAAGCTTGATGTCTGTTACGGGTGTGGAGGGTGTCAATGGTGAGATGCCTGCCACACCTGTGAAACAGGATGCAAGTGAAGCACCTGCCACACCTGTGAAACAGGACAtgcaggagaggagaagctcaGAGTAA